From the genome of Solanum lycopersicum chromosome 7, SLM_r2.1:
CGGCTTATTTTAGACTACAAATTTCAGACGTCTTTCTTTCCCTTATAAACGTTGTGCCCTGTTTAAAATATCACACAAATTGGGATACAGGGAGTGTATTGCTAAAGACATATATGGATCATGGTGTAATAGTATTGAAGAAACTAGAAACCAGATTTTAAAGCTTAATACCAAACAAGTGTTATGCGCGGAACATGAAATCGGAAATGGACTATGTTAGTTAACATTGGCCTTTCTTGGAACGAGATTGTTCTCACTAGACACCAGATTCCAAAACTAAATACCGTAGTAGTTTCATACATGGAATATAAAATTGGGAAATGGGCTATGTTAATCTTGGCCTTTCTTGGAACGAGATTGTTCTTGGAGGACAAGATTCAACTTtttccaaattaataaaaattaggaTCAGGTTTATAGCCAACTAATCAACATGATTTTGTCTGGGggcttctatttttttttaaaacaacatatttttcaatagaagtgaacaaaatacgtgATCAAAACATGAAAAGGaacaaaatatgatatgattatagcTTAACTGCGGTAGCTTTTCATATTCTGATGAGAACTTAATCTGATATATAAGCAGGATTTTGCATCAGATGTTGGTCCTCGTTTTGGTATTGTGTACAGGACTTTCCCACACATCACCGTAACTGTTtaccttattaaaaaaattgcgTCTGATGTTTGGTGAAGTGAAACCTACTTCTGACAAGATGGTTTTACTTACCTCATTGACACAGTGGTCACAAAATATGGAGGTATAAATTTGGTTTACATGGGTGTTGTAGTAAATAGTAAGTTGTAGCACTGAGTTAATTAATGTCAATGCTTCCTGTTTGGGTATAGTCTATAATTAGTTTGTATGTAGGTGTGCTTACTGTTTTCCTTATAATTTAACCGTTTCCTCTTTATAGGTGAACTATACACTGTTACCTGCAGCCCAACAGATGCCAGTTTGGTGGTAACAGGTGGTGGAGATGATAGAGGATTTATGTGGAAGATTGGTCAAGGTGATTTTGCTTTTGAGTTGCAAGGTAATTGAGTCGTGACTAACAATTTTGTATACTGATTAGATGAGTCTTACTCATACACCTTTTAATTTGAACTCTTTGAGATATGGTGCAGGTCACACAGATTCTGTATCAAGTTTGGCTTTTAGTTCTGATGGTCAGTTACTTGCTTCTGGGAGCCTTGATGGGAATATAAGAGTATGGGACATAACTTCAGGTGGTCTGAAGGGCACACTTGAAGGTCCTGAAAAGGGAATTGAGGTGAAACATTTTCTCATGCGTAAAAAATTCCAATTTTCTGTAACAATTTGAGATCAATCATGAACTGTGAAGTTGCTCAGTGGGTCAGGTGGCATCCAAGAGGACACGTGGTGTTGGCAGGTTCAGAGGATTCTTCTGTTTGGATGTGGAATGCTGATGCCAGTGCTTTCATGAACACGTTTTTAGGTCATGCTGGTAGTGTAACCTGTGGTGATTTCACTCCAGATGGTACATCCTTGTTTCTCTTGTAAAATTTCTAGTGTTTTCCTCCGTTTGAGTAGAACTGaccttatttttcttatatatgctCTCTCAGGTAAATTAATTTGTACTGGGTCTGATGATGCGACACTGAGGATATGGGATCCTAAGAGTGCCCAAAGTATACATTTGGTAAGAGGTGAGGCTTTTGGTTTCTGGTTGCTAATATCTTCGTTTGTTTTGCATTCTAAAATTAGGTGAAAAGTAAACCTGTCATCCCCTCCCTGCCCTCCCCCCTcctcccctccccctccccctcgCCCTCCTCCGACACACCACAAAGGTATGGTGCCTACAGATAGAAGGCCTTCTGGCACTTACAAAAAAGGGTAGAAGGCTTCTGGCAGTTGTAAATAGAATATCTTCCTATTGGGGGATGTGGCTGAGATACAAAATACTGGATAAAAATTGTGGATTGAAGCACATTTTAGTATATTGCAAAGTTGGGATCTCTTTTCTTTCATCATCAGGGACCTTAATGGATGCTGATCAATGTGTTACTTGTCTCGTTCCTTTCATTATGCTATGTTGAGCTGTCTCTCTGTACTTCCATTCCATGAAATAATGTCAGTACCTTTATCAGTGGTGAGATTTGTTGTCACTACGCTGGTCTTTTATTAGAGAAAATACTTCATTAGATTAGTACATGATTTGTGAGATCTGACCTTGTTATCgttttttgttaatttaaaatttctttattgTTGCAAGGTCATCCGTATCACACGGAAGGACTGACATGCTTGTCAATCAGCTCGGATTCTACTCTGGCTCTCACAGGCTCAAAGGATGGCTCTGCTCACATTGTGAATATAATTACTGGAAAGGTCAGAATCCTCAATAGATGATAATTTGCCCTTCTCATTTTCCACAATggtttttatgtaatttatgtTTCCAGACCTTGGAAGCCGTTTGTCTGATAGCCGATTAAAATTTTCTCTGTCAGGTTGTCACTTCTCTGAGTGCTCATACAGATTCGATAGAATGTGCCAGCTTTTCAGCAAGGTTTTGTCTACTCCTGACATCTTTCTATCTTTCCTTGTACTTTGACCCTTTGAATTCCTTTTATCTGAACAAGGATTGGAAAAAGTTGTGCGACAATTAAACCGCAAATATGTGAATGTGCCTTGACCATTGAATTTTTGACTGTCTTATAGCAAAATAGCCTGAAGAGGAACCAAATGTTGTCAGCAAGCCTGAAGATGGTTTTAAAGAAGAGAGTAGTTATGTGGACATAGTCCAGGTCCATGATAACATTagatcaacaaaaataacaataacaacatacccaatgtaaatcccacaagtgggtcTAGGGAGGGTGGAGTATACACAACCTTATCCCTACCTTGTGAAGGTAGATGTCATGTTTGATAGAAATTTGGCTCAAAGCATATCAAATCTGGCATGGAAAGGAATACCCTAGAAAAGAAGTCAatgttgaaaataatattgaaaagaaagtaacaacaacaaaatatatgaTTATCAAAGCAAAGAGAACCACAGGTTTTACTAAAATCGAAGAACAAGCCAATATGAGCGTAGCATTGATAATGAGAAGGAAAACTAAGCCACAGTTGGCAACCTGCTGACCTTCTATCCTAGTCCTCGACCTCTATAATCTCCTATAGAGTCATGTCCTCTGTAAGGTGCAAGTgagtcatgtcatgtcatgtcttATCTCATCTGTACGGTACTTCTTTGGTCTACCACTACCTCTCATCGGACCCACCATAGCCGACCTCCCACACCTCTTCACTAAGGCATGTCCGAACCATCCCAGTCTCGCTTCCCTCATCGGTCACTCCCACCTTCGATCTTGATTGATAATCCCCTCCTAGAATACTTATTTCTATACTAGTAATTATTTCTGTTTTGCTAAATTAATATTGGTgatctgaaatgacttccagcGCACCTTGGGCTGCAACTGGAGGCATGGATAATAAGCTTATTATTTGGGACTTACAACAGTCCTTACCTCGCTCCACATGTGAACATCCGGTATGAACTTACTTGAACAAGCAGTTGCTTCTTTAAATACTCTCTTATTTCAAGAAAGTTCTGTAATGTAGACCCCAGTTTCTTCATTGACTTGATATATGCTGATAACGCTTTGTTTAGGATGGCGTGACATGCTTATCGTGGTTGGGGCAATATAGATATGTTGCAACAGGTTGTGTTGATGGTAAAGTGCGGGTATGGGACAGTCGTTCTGGAGAATGTGTGAGGACCTTTAGCGGACATGCTGATGCAATTCAGTGTCTAGCTGCATCATCCAACGGGGAGTACCTTGTTTCTGTCTCTATTGATGAAACATCACGGGTATTTGAGATAGCAGAGTTCAACTAAGAAGAGACCCAATATTTGTGTGTTGTTGAAGAGTTCAATTAGTTACACTATTGCCTTACAGGATTTGCAGATTTAAATTGTAGTGTACTGTCActttatatattcaaattttaagaatcaTCCTAGAACGcaactttttcaaaaattatttggcTCTTCAATATTTAAAGGCTGagcataaataattaatgtattaGATTAAGTTTATGCCTATCCAACCTAACTTATTCTTAATGTGGTCtttattttagttcattttagtttaATCTGAATTTATCGCTTGTGATTTATAATTGAACTTTTTTTCCTGTATATTCacgttattgaacaaaggcatCTATATCTTTCATTTCATCAATTTGATCTGCTTTATTGTTCAAATAGATATAACTATGAGTTGTAATAAATATAGAACTGTAGGAATAATGAATTAGGCATTGGAATTAATGAAGAGAAGAAATTTATTACTCAATAATCGACGGGTGTGAGTTAAAGTGAATAAATGATGGTGAAaataatgatgtgattataaattttatttacatatgaaataaatggttagtaACTATAAATGTGAGttgttttaacaaataaaatttttgtggatcaatttttctatttaaaaattttcaaataatgatatggaattctcatatcatgatttttggagaatatgaaaTCCCATCTgatgatatgaaatcatgagatgGAATAAAATCGCATGTCCAAATGTTGATTCCATCTCACTATTTCATATCGTGATATAGTATCGCATGACCAAACGTCAATTTCATCTCACGATTTCATATGGTGATATGGTATCACATGATCAAACGTCTACTAAGTAAAATAATCTTATAAAGTCATTGTTAACAGTTTGGAGTGCACTGAGTGGCACGATGCCCCATCCCTATATATACCTAGattttgacaattttcttgCTTCAAATTCATGTTTAACTTCCCTAGAATTCGAACGATTTCCTCAAACTTATTTGGATTCTTAGACACAACATAATTACAACGAAATCCACTCTAAATTACTTAAGAACAATACTCAAACAGAAGACCATATCAGCTGAACTCAACAAAACCTCATAGCAAAGAATGAAACACTAACTTTAAGAAACTcatcaaaaactcaaatttatcaatatttatgATGAACTCGATAATATAAATCATTATTAGCGTGTGAGTGAACGAACTCATCACTgtggaagcttacatacctaTTAGGGATCAAACCCTTGGCGAAATTCCTCGACAAATCTCAAGAATCTTGACAAACTCCTTGAACCTCtcctttttaatctttttaaattCCTCTCAAAATCTTAAGCCTATTTTAGGATTGTGATCTTAGACCCctaaaatattagtaaaaacgTTTAAAGAATACTGGATAAGAAAAagtccaaaataccccttaTTCATTCGGgcaaacattttttaattagacAGACTTAACTCAAACGGACATATCTATCCATCCGAACTCAGAATTTAGCAAACTCGATGGCGTTGGAAAGAGGATTCAAAGACCTTTCATTTGACATGTTATGAGCCATCTAGCTCATTTTATAGCGAAAGTTATGGTCGTTTggagttgacccaaaactcacaaCTTAAGCTCAGAACAAATCTCAACTAATTCTTTTCAAATtagttttttctaaattttgctCTTTCTAAGGCCAATGTGTTACAACTTAGGTGCAACCTCCTTGACTGGGTGACTTGTACAGACCCCTAGACGGGTCATCCAAGTCACCACGAGTCGTCTATGGTGTCCAAGTCACTCACGACATCCTTAACGGAACGTGGTCCCCTACACGGACCGTCTAGGATGTCGTGAAGGGTCCATGGTCCATTTTGAATTCGTGGACTTGcctaaatttttccttttagcCCTTTCTGgaattttgaagtgttacaataGGTCCTGCCCAAAGTTTGTTATTGTTACAATAATTTTGATCATAgttcaaatttatttcaattttttcacttaaaaagtataacTTATAAGATTATTGTGGTTGATCCATTAAGCAATATTAATATGAATTGGAACGGTCTCAGAGACCCTTGTACTTGTCACTTTTTGTCACCTTCCCTCCTACTCCAGACTTTTCCAACTGAACCCTCGAATCCACTGAAACCCAATATGATGAACCCTTTTTTGACCTGTCATCTCATGTGGCAAAAGTAGTTCAAGTGCGTAAATCACGCCCATTTTAGGAGCGTGAAATGCTTTTGAAAGACTAATAACGGTCACTTTTGCCCATCTTCCTCAAAATTCCCCTaatttcttcttcaaatatCCTAAGTTTCTTCTCTTTCTCACTCTTTTATCTCTCTCCAAAATTCTTTACTccgaatttcttcttcttctccacaATCGATTAGGCGCagtctatattttatttttctcacatTTATCTTACTTGTTAACTATTTCGTTCTTCACAATGATTGTTCGTTTTTTGCTATTATGGGCTTCATGATGAACTTAAGATGTCAAGACCATCAACAAATTCACGAAGAATGTTTTGGGGCTGTCAAAAATACTCAAATGGTAAGGGATGTGAATTTTTTCGATAGGCTGATATGGTTGATCGTACATACCAAGAACAATACTACATGAAGAATCAATCACCAAATGTTGATCATGGAAGGCATGAAAGACATGGGAGATAGAGCATTAGTATTGATATCAGTGTTGTTGTGATTGTTTGTCATTTGGTttctatattttgtatttaagaTGTATCAATGATTTATTTATCTAAGTACTATGATAATGTAACAAAATCTATGAAAGTGTCCAGATTAAGACTTATAATTATCACAACAAATTCTTACGCAAAAATAACTTGTTTGTCATAATAAGTTAACGCAACAATTGAAAATTAAGTCAATAGTGGAAAATATCATAGACAATTGAGAATTTAGCTAGGCAAAACATGAGTCTTTTTTACGAAACATTATGTGTATTGAGTGCTTGGTGTAGACTGAGCGGCTCATTTGTAACTTTGTTCTTGTAGCTGCCTTTGTGTAATTGTAGTTCCACCCTTCCACCTTAGTCCATTTGGTTTGTAATCAAGATCGATATTGGTAGGCACTGAACTCTTCAATGGTGCAGAATGTAACTCTCTATCAGTAGTTCTGACTGTTACAAGGTAATACTAATATTAGTTAGAGATTCTATAGAATCAAACTAAAGGTCCTTAAATGATAATACTTACCCTCTCGATCACATCATCATTTGCTCCAAATAGCACAACAAAACAGTTGTTGTTGGCTTCTCTATTCTTGGCCTCTTGTATCTGGGATTTTCACCACCTCTTTTAATTTTGCTACTCTTCTTTGAGCCAA
Proteins encoded in this window:
- the LOC101261533 gene encoding uncharacterized protein, with translation MNAPSPHREDDEHEDEVFLEDSDIIEEINVDEEELVDADDDDEEDEQGGGEFIDEADDSLHTFTGHTGELYTVTCSPTDASLVVTGGGDDRGFMWKIGQGDFAFELQGHTDSVSSLAFSSDGQLLASGSLDGNIRVWDITSGGLKGTLEGPEKGIEWVRWHPRGHVVLAGSEDSSVWMWNADASAFMNTFLGHAGSVTCGDFTPDGKLICTGSDDATLRIWDPKSAQSIHLVRGHPYHTEGLTCLSISSDSTLALTGSKDGSAHIVNIITGKVVTSLSAHTDSIECASFSASAPWAATGGMDNKLIIWDLQQSLPRSTCEHPDGVTCLSWLGQYRYVATGCVDGKVRVWDSRSGECVRTFSGHADAIQCLAASSNGEYLVSVSIDETSRVFEIAEFN